The Bacteroides sp. AN502(2024) DNA segment CTATAAACTCCTTGTCCATTGGATTGGTAGCTATAATTTGTGGAGTTTCTTGCGGATGCTTGCTGAATTTTTCTTGTAACATGATCCGGTTGTTTATCAGATTGTTGCAACGGGATAACAGAATGTTGACATTGAATGGTTTGGTTATGTAGTCATCGGCACCCAGGCGCAACCCTTCCATACTATGCTCGATAGACGTTCTTGCCGTGAGGAGTACCACCGGAATGTGGCAGGTTTCTAAATTCTCCTTGACTAGCTTGCATAAGTCAGTTCCCGACATTTTAGGCATTACAACATCGCTTAGTATAAGATGAGGATGCTCCGATTGTACTTTCTCCCATCCATCTTCTCCATCGCAAGCGGTGAACACTTGATAGAATGGGGCGAATATGTCGGCGAGCATTTCCATCTGACCGATGATAAGTGTCAATGGAGTACGGGACTCATGGGAGATATTCGTAAAGAAACGGAGTTTCGTCTGGTTAAGCTGTTCAATATCTTCCGCATGCTTTTGTTCGTATCTCAGAGACCCTTGAAGTTTGATACGATTCTTATAAGTGCGGACGATGAAATAGAGGATGATACTGATGCAGAGCGTATAAAGTAGGTAAGACCAAGCGGTGCGGTAGAACGGCGGTAATATTTTAATGTCGAGATGACTTGTTTGTGAATTTGCGGCTGGGGTAGTCCAGAATAGAGAACCCGATATCTGTAGTGAATAAGATCTTATTCGGAGAAAGCTCGCATACATCATATACACAGTTACTTCCCAAGCCATTCTTTTGCTCATCGAAGTTTTCGAAGTCGTTCGTTTCATGCTTATATAAATCGACACCGCTTTCGGAAGTACAGAACCATAGTCTTTTCTGGCTGTCTTCATAGATACGTCCGATATGATTGCTGATGATACGATGTTCTAACGCATGGTTATGTTTATAGTTTTCTGTTTTCTTGGTATCGCTCCGATAGGCATAGACACCTTCTCCGTTTCCGCAGATCCAAAGTGTTCCCTGATAATCTACATGAACTGATACGGTACCTCTAATAGGACTATCTTGACTATCTTGAAATAAAAGGAGTGCCTTTTCAGTTTGGGGATTAAACAGGCAGACTCCTTTGTGAGTGGCAAGAAGAAGATTGTCTTTGTAAGGAACAATTTCTCGGATAATATTTGAGGGGAGAGTACCCTTGTCGCTATTTGTATGATACCGGATGAATTTGTTACTGCGAAGATCCAGCTTGTTCAATCCTCCCATGTGGGTGCCTACCCATACTTTCCCTGTAGAATCTTGAAGATATTGGTAATGTTCCCTTGTGGAAGGAGATGAACGGGTTCTTGCTTTTTATCGATCCGGAACAGTCCGTGTTCTTCCGTTCTATTAATCAATTCATCTAAATGAATTATGCGGTTGTACAAGTGTGATTTGATACTTGCCAGTTAGCTATGAAAATAATAGATGGAAGTCATTGCAATTCGTTGATTATTAATTTGATATAAGAGAAATACAGCTTTTCTTCAGGAAAAGACAAAAACATCCTATTGTTTTTAGTGAACTTATCTTAAAAATAGGATGTTTTTAGGTTTAACTATTTGATTATTATCTCTGTGATATTTTGTATTCCCCCCCCCCCCTATAGTACTTAAAAATAATACAAAAATATGGTAAGGGTTTATTCGGTTCGCTTACAGGAGTTTGTCAGAAAGAACTCGTTCAACGCATTTTCATAGTTTCCGTGAACCAGAATGTGATGATTGCCCAATGGATTCTTTAGGAAATACTCAGCGGGAGTATTCATACGGATGCGTACTTGCGTGCGGCACATATTGATATAATTCGTATTTTCGGATAATGTTCCGGTAGACAGGTAGTATTCATCCAGACATTCACCGCCGCACTTTATGATAGTCACGTCTCCTGTCGGAAGCAATCCCTGAATGGCAATACCTTTTTCCGTCTCGAAATGATTGCGGATAATATACCTTTCCGTTTGTTTGAGCCCGATGGTACAGTGGGCTAATATAAGTTCGTTGGTACGTGCATTAATCATGGAAGGGTTTGCCATGAATCCGTCTTTTCCGGTCAGAGACTTCACAGCCAGCAAAGTAAAGATTGATTGAAGATCTCCTTCGCAGCCTGCCATTATGCCATCGTCATTCAGCAAGGACAATGCCAGACAGCCGGTAGTGTCGATTTGCTCAATCAGTTTGAAGCAACCTAATGTCAATGCTTCCAGCTTCTCTTCTTCGCATACCTTCTTGATAGCCCGGTATAGCCGCATCGCTTTGATGATGTCTTCGGGAGTTCCCTCGCGGCAGGCAAGAGCTTGCGAAGCGACTGCGGCACAGGAAGCACCTACCTGTTCATCCGTTATTTGTTGAAAATGTTCATAAATCCGTTCCAATGGAATGTCTATGTATTCGATGCCCCAGCGGCGTTTTGCCAGCAGATAGTCAACATTACTGGCAACCAGCCAAGGTGAAGGAGAACCGATAACTCCGATACGTTTACCGAATAAAGAGCGTTGTGCCTGGAAATTATTATAAAGTGTGTGGATACGCAGGATGATGCCTGGTAGTTCACCGTGTAGAATCTCACTTTTCATTCCACGTCCCCGCAGCCAGGTAGAGATCTCCAATGCAGCTGCAAGGGAGTTCTGCATACCGTCCGCCAGTAAAATGGCAGGGCGGGGAAGGTCTTCGAAATGCTGTATGACCAGCCTTTCCACCCCACCGGTTGCGATGAAAATGATTTTGAAATCATCACTATTAAGTTTGTCCATATCTTGATAGTCGACTAGCTTTACAGTGTAATATTTTTCAATCTCGCTTAAAATAGCTTTGTGCGAGCCTCTTAGCGAGGACTGTTTGTGAAAGATTGACGCAAATGAGATAAGGTGTATGGTCATTATGATATTGTTTTAAGTTTTCCGTATTACAAATGTATAGCTTTCTTTTCAAAATCCCATAACGATTTTAATCTTACTAAGGTTTTTAAAGTTTTTATGTCTCTGTATTCAAATTATTGCGTACATTTGCAGCTCCAAATAGAAAAAGTAAATAGTAATTAGTAATTTGCAATTAAAATTATGCCAACCATATCCATTCGCGGAAACGAGATGCCTGCATCTCCTATTAGAAAACTGGCTCCTTTGGCAGATGCGGCCAAGCAACGCGGAGTCCATGTATTTCACCTGAACATCGGACAGCCTGATCTGCCCACTCCTCAGGCCGCGATTGACGCGATACGCAATATTGACCGTAAAGTTCTGGAATATAGCCCCAGTGCCGGTTATCGTAGCTATCGCGAGAAATTAGTGGGATATTATGCGAAGTTTAATATCAATCTGACTGCAGACGATATAATCATTACATCGGGAGGTTCGGAAGCCGTACTTTTTTCCTTCCTTTCCTGTCTGAATCCGGGAGATGAAATTATCGTTCCGGAACCTGCATATGCTAACTATATGGCATTTGCCATCTCTGCCGGAGCAAAGATTCGCACTATTGCTACGACCATTGAAGAGGGTTTTTCCCTTCCGAAAGTAGAAAAGTTTGAAGAACTGATTAATGAACGTACCAAAGCAATCCTGATTTGTAATCCGAATAATCCGACCGGTTATTTGTATACTCGTCGTGAAATGAATCAGATTCGTGACTTGGTGAAGAAGTATGATCTGTTTCTTTTCTCCGATGAGGTATATCGTGAGTTTATATATACGGGATCTCCTTATATCTCTGCCTGCCATCTGGAAGGAATTGAGAATAATGTCGTACTGATTGACTCCGTGTCCAAACGTTATTCAGAATGTGGTATCCGTATCGGTGCGTTGATTACCAAAAACAAAGAAATACGTGATGCTGTCATGAAGTTCTGCCAGGCACGCCTCAGTCCTCCATTGATTGGACAGCTTGCCGCAGAGGCCTCTTTAGATGCTCCGGAAGAATATTATCGTGAAACGTATGATGAATACGTTGAGCGTCGTAAATGCCTGATTGACGGTTTAAACCGTATTCCCGGTGTTTATTCACCCATTCCGATGGGAGCTTTCTATACAGTGGCTAAGCTTCCGGTGGACGACTCCGATAAGTTCTGTGCGTGGTGCCTTTCTGATTTTGAGTATGAAGGTCAGACTGTATTCATGGCTCCGGCTTCTGGTTTTTATACCACTCCGGGTTCCGGAATCAATCAGGTTCGTATTGCTTATGTATTGAAGAAAGAAGATTTAACCCGTGCACTTTTGGTCTTGCAGAAGGCTTTGGAGGAGTATCCGGGAAGAACAGAATAAATTTACGTATTAGGTATTAATCGTAGTTTTCAGGATGTTTGTTGCTGCTATACTTGATACCTAATACTTGAACCTAATACTTAAACAAATGTCTCTATCACTTTTTATAGCTCGACGTATCTATCGTGAAAGCGATGGCGGAAAGCAGGTGTCACGTCCTGCAGTCCTCATTGCGATGGCAGGTATTGCTATCGGTTTGGCTGTAATGATTATTGCGGTGGCGGTAGTTGTCGGGTTTAAAA contains these protein-coding regions:
- a CDS encoding pyridoxal phosphate-dependent aminotransferase, coding for MPTISIRGNEMPASPIRKLAPLADAAKQRGVHVFHLNIGQPDLPTPQAAIDAIRNIDRKVLEYSPSAGYRSYREKLVGYYAKFNINLTADDIIITSGGSEAVLFSFLSCLNPGDEIIVPEPAYANYMAFAISAGAKIRTIATTIEEGFSLPKVEKFEELINERTKAILICNPNNPTGYLYTRREMNQIRDLVKKYDLFLFSDEVYREFIYTGSPYISACHLEGIENNVVLIDSVSKRYSECGIRIGALITKNKEIRDAVMKFCQARLSPPLIGQLAAEASLDAPEEYYRETYDEYVERRKCLIDGLNRIPGVYSPIPMGAFYTVAKLPVDDSDKFCAWCLSDFEYEGQTVFMAPASGFYTTPGSGINQVRIAYVLKKEDLTRALLVLQKALEEYPGRTE
- a CDS encoding fucose isomerase gives rise to the protein MTIHLISFASIFHKQSSLRGSHKAILSEIEKYYTVKLVDYQDMDKLNSDDFKIIFIATGGVERLVIQHFEDLPRPAILLADGMQNSLAAALEISTWLRGRGMKSEILHGELPGIILRIHTLYNNFQAQRSLFGKRIGVIGSPSPWLVASNVDYLLAKRRWGIEYIDIPLERIYEHFQQITDEQVGASCAAVASQALACREGTPEDIIKAMRLYRAIKKVCEEEKLEALTLGCFKLIEQIDTTGCLALSLLNDDGIMAGCEGDLQSIFTLLAVKSLTGKDGFMANPSMINARTNELILAHCTIGLKQTERYIIRNHFETEKGIAIQGLLPTGDVTIIKCGGECLDEYYLSTGTLSENTNYINMCRTQVRIRMNTPAEYFLKNPLGNHHILVHGNYENALNEFFLTNSCKRTE